In Streptomyces sp. NBC_00341, the DNA window GCGGTGTTTGCGGACGCCGACGTCGACCTGGGCCAGCGCGTCCAGTCCGACCGTGTGCAGGGCGTCGACGAGCAGCCCCAGCTCCACCCCGTAGCCGACCGGGAACGGCAGCTGTTCGAGCAGTGAGCGGCGTACGGCGTACTCGCCGCCCAGCGGCTGGACGAAGCCGGCCAGCTGCGGCCAGTGCAGATTGAGCAGCGGCCGTGCCACCAGTTCGGTGACCCGCCCGCCCTGGCCCGCGGTGTCCCCGAGCGGACGGTCGTACATCGCCTTGACGAACTGCACGGAGGGGTCGGTCAGCAGCGGGCCGACGATGCCGGAGACGAAGTCGGCCGAGAAGTCCTTCAGGTCCGCGTCGATGAAGCAGACGATGTCACCGCCGGTCACCAGCAGTGACCGCCACAGCACCTCGCCCTTGCCGGGGACGGCCGGCAGCCGGGGCAGGATCGCGTCCCGGTGGATCACCCGGGCGCCCGCCCGGCGGGCCAGCTCCGCGGTGTCGTCGGTGGAGCCGGAGTCGATCACCACGAGTTCGTCGACCAGCCGGACCTTCTCCATGAGCTCGCGCCGGATCGTCCGGACGATGTCCCCGACCGTCGCCGCCTCGTTCAGCGCGGGCAGGACGACACTCACGCTCCCCCGGCGCGGGTCGCCGCTCCTGGCGGCCAGGAGCTGCTCCAGCGGGCGGTCGGCGCACGACCAGGAACGCCTGGTCAGCCAGCGTTCGACCTCTTCCAGCACGGTCGATACTCCCTGTATGTGATCCATCTCGCGGTTCGGACGACTATCTCAACAGTCCGGTGCTTCGGTTACAGTCTGAACAACGCAGATGGCCGTGGCATGCCGGGGTCCATCTGCCGATAAACGCCTGGATCGATGGTCCAGTGCCATAGCGCTCATCCAGAGGGACAGAGGGAACGGCCCGTTGAAGTCCCGGCAACCATCCCGCCGACCGCGAGGTCAGGTGGGGACGGTGCCAATTCCGTCTTGTGGCGAAATGCGTCACAAGGAAGATGAGGAGAAAGGGCCTCGCCATCATGGCTGTTGAGACTGTTGCAGCACCTACCGAATCTTCCGTGGACCTCGGTCCCGCCGCGGCACTTTCCTGCCGCGAGTGCGGAGAACGATTCCCGCTCGGTCCGCTTTTCGCCTGTGCGACCTGTTTCGGGCCGCTCGAAGTGGCGTACGACCTGCCGACCGGCTCCCCGGACGAGCTGAAGAAGCGCATCGAGGCCGGACCGGACAACATCTGGCGCTACGCGCCGCTGCTGCCGGTCCCCTCCGACGTCGCGGACAAGCCCAACATCAACCCGGGCTTCACCAAGCTGGTCAAGGCCGACAACCTCGCCCGTGAGCTGGGCGTCACCGGCGGCCTGTACGTCAAGGACGACTCCGGCAACCCGACGCACTCCTTCAAGGACCGCGTCGTCGCGATCGCCGTCGAGGCCGCCCGCGCCTTCGGTTTCACCACGCTCTCCTGCTCCTCCACCGGCAACCTCGCCGGTGCGGTGGGCGCCGCCGCCGCCCGCGCCGGTCTGCGCTCCTGCGTGTTCATCCCGCACGACCTGGAGCAGGGCAAGGTCGTCATGGCCGCGGTGTACGGCGGTGAGCTGGTCGGCATCGAGGGCAACTACGACGACGTCAACCGGTTCTGCTCGGAGCTCATCGGAGATCCGCTCGGGGAGGGCTGGGGCTTCGTCAACGTCAACCTCCGCCCGTACTACGGTGAGGGCTCCAAGACGCTCGCGTACGAGATCTGCGAGCAGCTCGGCTGGCGGCTGCCCGACCAGATCGTCATCCCGATCGCGTCCGGCTCGCAGCTCACGAAGATCGACAAGGGCCTCCAGGAGCTGATCAAGCTCGGCCTGGTCGAGGACAAGCCGTACAAGATCTTCGGCGCCCAGGCCGAGGGCTGCTCGCCGGTCTCCACCGCCTTCAAGGCCGGTCACGACGTGGTCCGCCCGCAGAAGCCGAACACGATCGCCAAGTCCCTCGCCATCGGCAACCCGGCCGACGGCCCCTACGTCCTGGACATCGCCCGTCGTACGGGTGGTGCGGTGGACGACGTGAACGACGAACAGGTCGTCGACGCGATCAAGCTCCTGGCGCGCACCGAGGGTATCTTCGCCGAGACGGCGGGCGGTGTGACGGTGGGCGTGACGAAGAAGCTGATCGAGGCCGGCCTGCTCGACCCGACGCTCACCACCGTCGTCCTGAACACCGGTGACGGCCTCAAGACGCTGGACGCGGTGGCCGCCACCTCGCAGGCGACGGCGACGATCCGTCCGAGCCTGGACGCCTTCCGCGCCGCCGGCCTCGGCACCGCCAGCTGATCCCACCCGAGACTCCAGGAAGGGCACCCACCATGAGCGTCAAGGTCCGTATCCCCACCATCCTCCGCACCTACACGGGCGGTCAGGCCGAGGTCCCGGCAGAGGGCGCGAACCTCTCCCAGGTCATCGAGTCCCTGGAGAAGGACCACCCGGGCATCGCCGCCCGCGTCCTGGACGACCAGGGCAAGCTCCGCCGCTTCGTCAACGTGTACGTCAACGACGACGACGTGCGCTTCGAGGGCGGCCTGGAAGCGGTCACCCCGGACGGTGCGGGAGTCTCGATCATCCCGGCCGTCGCCGGCGGCTGCTGAGCCCCGGGACCCGAGCGGTCCCACTGCACCGAGTCACCTGAATTGCCCTCTCCGCGACGGAAGCGGAGGGGGCAATTCTGCATGGTTGAGCGCGGTAGAGTGTGGGAAGCCCCCTCCGCTGCCCGTGCCCCCCGCATATGAGAATGCGCCTGGCCACGACAAGATGCAGCCAAAGTACCTGAGCCTCTTGCGCCATAAGTCGCCTTTGCCTGGCCCGACTTGCCCTGGAATCTCATGAATTCCTCATATTCGGGTGATCGGTGCGCCGCAGAATTCTCGTCCGATTGACCTGTTGCAGAGGGCAGTTGGGCAGATACATTCGGCCGCGGTCGACGCGTTCCGGCGCACGCACCCTCTCCTGTCGGAGGGTGAGTTCTGACCCGGGCCCGCGAAGTGCGGTCCTGTGCAAGGGCCAGTAATAGGGGAGTTAGGCATGGCTCAGGGCACCGTCAAGTGGTTCAACGCGGAGAAGGGGTACGGCTTCATCGCGGTCGACGGTGGTGCGGATGTTTTCGTCCACTACAGCGCGATCCAGATGGACGGATACCGCACCCTCGAAGAGGGTCAGCGAGTTGAATTCGAAATCTCGCAGGGCCAGAAGGGGCCGCAGGCGGACATGGTCAAGCTCGCTGTCGGCTGAGCTCGGCACGGTCGGCCAACGACACTACTCACGCACGGAGGGCCCGTACCCCTGGGGTACGGGCCCTCCGTGCGTCCCGAGGCGCGCGCCGTCGTCCGTATCCGGAGGGCGAAGCTTGCACTCTCGGGGGTCGAGTGCTAATCATTGGGCTTAGCACTCTCCGGGTGAGAGTGACAGAAACTTGGACCGGGCCGGTGAGGCCCGCAGGTCTGCCGGGGCAAGGAACCGGCAGGCGGCAGGCCGTCCGTCGCGGGCGCCACTCGGTCCGGAGAATCCACCCCTGTCCGGGAGGACCACTTCATATGGCCAAGATCATCGCGTTCGACGAGGAGGCCCGGCGCGGTCTTGAGCGCGGCATGAACCAGCTCGCCGACGCCGTCAAGGTCACCCTCGGCCCCAAGGGCCGCAACGTCGTCCTTGAGAAGAAGTGGGGCGCCCCCACGATCACCAACGATGGTGTTTCCATCGCCAAGGAGATCGAGCTGGAGGACCCGTACGAGAAGATCGGTGCGGAGCTGGTCAAGGAGGTCGCCAAGAAGACGGACGACGTCGCCGGCGACGGTACGACCACCGCCACCGTTCTCGCCCAGGCGCTCGTCCGCGAGGGTCTGCGCAACGTGGCCGCGGGTGCCAACCCGATGGCTCTCAAGCGGGGCATCGAGAAGGCCGTCGAGGCCGTCTCCGCCGCCCTCCTGGAGCAGGCCAAGGACGTGGAGACCAAGGAGCAGATCGCTTCGACCGCCTCCATCTCCGCCGCTGACACCCAGATCGGCGAGCTCATCGCCGAGGCCATGGACAAGGTCGGCAAGGAAGGCGTCATCACCGTCGAGGAGTCCCAGACCTTCGGTCTGGAGCTCGAGCTCACCGAGGGTATGCGCTTCGACAAGGGCTACATCTCGGCGTACTTCGCCACGGACATGGAGCGCATGGAGTCGTCCCTGGACGACCCGTACATCCTGATCGTGAACTCGAAGATCAGCAACGTGAAGGACCTCCTTCCGCTGCTGGAGAAGGTCATGCAGTCCGGCAAGCCGCTGCTGATCATCGCCGAGGACGTCGAGGGCGAGGCCCTGTCGACCCTGGTCGTCAACAAGATCCGTGGCACCTTCAAGTCCGTCGCCGTCAAGGCTCCGGGCTTCGGTGACCGCCGCAAGGCCATGCTCGGCGACATCGCCATCCTCACCGGTGGCACCGTCATCTCCGAGGAGGTCGGCCTCAAGCTGGAGAACGCCGGTCTCGACCTGCTCGGCCGCGCCCGCAAGGTCGTCATCACCAAGGACGAGACGACGATCGTCGACGGCTCCGGTGACAGCGACCAGGTCCAGGGCCGCGTCAACCAGATCCGTGCCGAGATCGAGAACTCCGACTCGGACTACGACCGCGAGAAGCTCCAGGAGCGCCTCGCGAAGCTGGCCGGCGGCGTGGCCGTCATCAAGGCCGGTGCCGCCACCGAGGTCGAGCTCAAGGAGCGCAAGCACCGCATCGAGGACGCGGTGCGCAACGCCAAGGCCGCCGTCGAGGAGGGCATCGTCGCCGGTGGTGGCGTGGCTCTGCTCCAGGCCTCGGCCGTCTTCGAGAAGCTGGAGCTCTCGGGTGACGAGGCGACCGGCGCCAACGCCGTCAAGCTGGCGCTGGAGGCCCCGCTCAAGCAGATCGCCGTCAACGGTGGTCTTGAGGGTGGAGTCGTCGTCGAGAAGGTGCGCAACCTGCCGATCGGTCACGGCCTCAACGCCGCGTCCGGCGAGTACGTCGACATGATCGCCGAGGGCATCATCGACCCGGCGAAGGTCACGCGCTCCGCTCTGCAGAACGCCGCGTCCATCGCCGCGCTCTTCCTCACCACCGAGGCCGTCATCGCCGACAAGCCGGAGAAGGCCGCTGCCGGCGGCGCCCCGGGCGGCATGCCGGGCGGTGACATGGACTTCTGATCCTCACGGATCGGTAGTTCTGGCACAGCACCACAGCACCACAACGCCGGCCCCCGGGGATCGCTCCCCGGGGGCCGGCGTCGTCCGTGCGTCCGCTACGGCGGGCTACGGCGGGCTATGGCGGGCTACGGCGGGCTACGGCGTGAACACCATCTCCGGGAAGCGGTCGGAGGGGCCGTGCAGCAGGCAGTCGTCGTGCCCGCGCAGCCACCGCCCGAAGAACGACGCCGCGTACGCCCGGCTCGCGGCCGCCGCCCGGTCCGGCCGTACCGTCCCGACCGCCGCCGCCGGTCCGCCGTCCGGCTGCGCGCCCTGCCGGGCCAGCTGCGGCAGCAGCAACTCGGCGTCGGTGTAGGAGGCGTGGCGCGAGCCGGTCAGGGTGACGTCCGCCCGCCAGCCCCGGGTGTTCTTCCAGAACGCCGCCCAGGACGGCTGCTGCCGGTAGTCGCCCGAGCCCTCACCGGCCGTCCCCATCAGGAGCAGCGGCCGGTCAAGACCGTCCGTGGCCACCGTGCTCAGCCGGCTGCCGTCCGGCAGCGCGCCGCCCACGTAGTCCAGTTGCCCGTCCATGTTGATGCCCGCCTTGATCCGCCGGTCGTCGTGCATGGTCTGGGCCGCGGTGAAGCCGCCCGCGGAGTGGCCGAACATGCCGGTCCGGCGCAGATCGAGTACGTCCCCGAAGCGCGTCCGGTTCAGTTCCGGGAGCCGGTCGAGCACGAACCGGGTGTCGGCCACCCGGACCGCCATGACCTTGCGCAGCAGGGCGCTGATCGCGTCCGGATCGCTGGGCGGCGCCCCGTCGAAGATCCGCATGGTGGCGAGGCGCCCGTCGGGGAACTCCACCTCGGTCGCCTCGTAGGTGTGGTCGATCGTGACGACGGCGTACCCGTGGCTCGCCAGATCGTCGACCAGGGCGGTGTTCCAGGTGCGCGGGTCGCCCAGCCCGCCGGAGTACAGCACGACGGGCAGCCGCCCTGCCCGCGCGGCGACCGGGGCGTCGCGGCGGGCGTGGCTGAGCGTGGCGCCCCAGTCGACGGACCCGGGCGCCATCCCCAGGTTCAGCGCGGCGGCCCCCTCCGCTCCGCCGAAGTGCGCGGCGGCCGCGGCCGTCATCTGCGGCTCCCGCCGCCCGGAGCCGCCGGGTGCGGCCGGATAGCGGACGCTGATCATCAGCTCGCGGCGCGCGTCGGTGCCCGGCAGCCAGGGCTCGGTCCGGTCCCGGTCGACGAGGTGCAGCACGGTGGAGCCGACCTCGAACGGCCCGGTGGGCCGGGGCAGCCGCGCGGTCGGCAGCGCGGTGCGGGACCGCCGCCCGCCGGCCGCGTAGGACGGGATGGCGCCGGTGGCCAGCAGGGCGGACGCGGCGAGGGCGGCGGTGAGGACCTGCCGGCGGTTCTGGGTACGGGCACGCGGGACTGCGGACACCTGGAACTCCCCGTTCGGGCGGCGCCGCGCGGCACGGTCTCCTGTGTCGCGTGGTGCGCGGTACGTGTGCGAACGCCTCCACGATGCCGCGCGGGGCCCGCCCAGCGCGTGATACCCAGGTGCTCATTCGGCGGCGGGGCGGCTGGCACCGGGGTAGGGGATGGGCCGGGGCCGCCACGGCGGCCGGTGGGACGAAATTCCGGGTCGGCCACTGAACACGCGTGGCAGGATCGGGCCCATGCCGATGGACGCGTTGCTGCTCGTAGCCCGGGGGCTGTGGGAGGAACTGGCCGGGGTGCCGGTGTCGTTCGCGCCGACGGGCGGTGTGAGCGTGGTGGTCTCCGCGGAGTCGGGGCTGTGCCCGGCCGGCTGGGTCGGCGTGGTGGCTCTGGGCGGATCAGTACTCGTAACCGTGCCGGACAGGAGCGCCGCCGCGCTCGTCCGTGACGCCCCGGCCGGGCTGTGGACGGAAGCCGTCGTGGACGAGGCGCTGGTACGGGAGGCGCTGCCCGTGGCCGGGACGCTCGGACCTGCGGCCCTGTCGTACGTCTCGCCGGAGGGATTCCGGCCGGTGCGGGCCGGTGTGCTGCCGGTGGAGCAACTGCCCGCCGGACAACCGGAGCTGCGGCGGCTGGAGGCGGCAGCCGGTGACACGGACGCCGGGGAGGCCGGGCTGAGTGGGATCACGTCACCTGTCTTCGTGGTCCGCGAGCGCGGTGAGGTGGTCGCTGCCGCCGGCTACGAAGTATGGCCGGCCCGGACCGCTCACCTCAGTGTCCTGACGGCTCCGGCGGCGAGGGGGCGGGGGCTGGCGCGGGTGACGGGTTCGGCGGCGGTCGCACACGCGCTGGCCGCCGGGCTGCTGCCGCAGTGGCGTGCGCGGCCTCCCGCGTCCCGGCGGGTCGCGGCCGCACTGGGCTTCACGGAACTGGGTTCCCAGTTGAGCATCGAGCTCGACCGGTAGGCGCGGACCCGTACCGCGTGCCTCAGGAGTGGAACGCGAGGTACGGGGCCAGGGCCAGGAGCATGGCGGCCATGGCGTATTTGAGGCGGCGGGCCGGGACGGAGCGGGCGATGCGCCAGCCCACGAGCACCCCTACCAGTTCCGGTATGCCG includes these proteins:
- a CDS encoding glucosyl-3-phosphoglycerate synthase, whose translation is MLEEVERWLTRRSWSCADRPLEQLLAARSGDPRRGSVSVVLPALNEAATVGDIVRTIRRELMEKVRLVDELVVIDSGSTDDTAELARRAGARVIHRDAILPRLPAVPGKGEVLWRSLLVTGGDIVCFIDADLKDFSADFVSGIVGPLLTDPSVQFVKAMYDRPLGDTAGQGGRVTELVARPLLNLHWPQLAGFVQPLGGEYAVRRSLLEQLPFPVGYGVELGLLVDALHTVGLDALAQVDVGVRKHRHQDGRALGRMAAAIYRTASLRLSRGHLVRPELTQFERGENGFVPRTYPVDTQERPPMREIEEYVSRRAA
- the thrC gene encoding threonine synthase codes for the protein MAVETVAAPTESSVDLGPAAALSCRECGERFPLGPLFACATCFGPLEVAYDLPTGSPDELKKRIEAGPDNIWRYAPLLPVPSDVADKPNINPGFTKLVKADNLARELGVTGGLYVKDDSGNPTHSFKDRVVAIAVEAARAFGFTTLSCSSTGNLAGAVGAAAARAGLRSCVFIPHDLEQGKVVMAAVYGGELVGIEGNYDDVNRFCSELIGDPLGEGWGFVNVNLRPYYGEGSKTLAYEICEQLGWRLPDQIVIPIASGSQLTKIDKGLQELIKLGLVEDKPYKIFGAQAEGCSPVSTAFKAGHDVVRPQKPNTIAKSLAIGNPADGPYVLDIARRTGGAVDDVNDEQVVDAIKLLARTEGIFAETAGGVTVGVTKKLIEAGLLDPTLTTVVLNTGDGLKTLDAVAATSQATATIRPSLDAFRAAGLGTAS
- a CDS encoding MoaD/ThiS family protein translates to MSVKVRIPTILRTYTGGQAEVPAEGANLSQVIESLEKDHPGIAARVLDDQGKLRRFVNVYVNDDDVRFEGGLEAVTPDGAGVSIIPAVAGGC
- a CDS encoding cold-shock protein; translated protein: MAQGTVKWFNAEKGYGFIAVDGGADVFVHYSAIQMDGYRTLEEGQRVEFEISQGQKGPQADMVKLAVG
- the groL gene encoding chaperonin GroEL (60 kDa chaperone family; promotes refolding of misfolded polypeptides especially under stressful conditions; forms two stacked rings of heptamers to form a barrel-shaped 14mer; ends can be capped by GroES; misfolded proteins enter the barrel where they are refolded when GroES binds), which encodes MAKIIAFDEEARRGLERGMNQLADAVKVTLGPKGRNVVLEKKWGAPTITNDGVSIAKEIELEDPYEKIGAELVKEVAKKTDDVAGDGTTTATVLAQALVREGLRNVAAGANPMALKRGIEKAVEAVSAALLEQAKDVETKEQIASTASISAADTQIGELIAEAMDKVGKEGVITVEESQTFGLELELTEGMRFDKGYISAYFATDMERMESSLDDPYILIVNSKISNVKDLLPLLEKVMQSGKPLLIIAEDVEGEALSTLVVNKIRGTFKSVAVKAPGFGDRRKAMLGDIAILTGGTVISEEVGLKLENAGLDLLGRARKVVITKDETTIVDGSGDSDQVQGRVNQIRAEIENSDSDYDREKLQERLAKLAGGVAVIKAGAATEVELKERKHRIEDAVRNAKAAVEEGIVAGGGVALLQASAVFEKLELSGDEATGANAVKLALEAPLKQIAVNGGLEGGVVVEKVRNLPIGHGLNAASGEYVDMIAEGIIDPAKVTRSALQNAASIAALFLTTEAVIADKPEKAAAGGAPGGMPGGDMDF
- a CDS encoding alpha/beta hydrolase family protein; the encoded protein is MSAVPRARTQNRRQVLTAALAASALLATGAIPSYAAGGRRSRTALPTARLPRPTGPFEVGSTVLHLVDRDRTEPWLPGTDARRELMISVRYPAAPGGSGRREPQMTAAAAAHFGGAEGAAALNLGMAPGSVDWGATLSHARRDAPVAARAGRLPVVLYSGGLGDPRTWNTALVDDLASHGYAVVTIDHTYEATEVEFPDGRLATMRIFDGAPPSDPDAISALLRKVMAVRVADTRFVLDRLPELNRTRFGDVLDLRRTGMFGHSAGGFTAAQTMHDDRRIKAGINMDGQLDYVGGALPDGSRLSTVATDGLDRPLLLMGTAGEGSGDYRQQPSWAAFWKNTRGWRADVTLTGSRHASYTDAELLLPQLARQGAQPDGGPAAAVGTVRPDRAAAASRAYAASFFGRWLRGHDDCLLHGPSDRFPEMVFTP
- a CDS encoding GNAT family N-acetyltransferase — encoded protein: MPMDALLLVARGLWEELAGVPVSFAPTGGVSVVVSAESGLCPAGWVGVVALGGSVLVTVPDRSAAALVRDAPAGLWTEAVVDEALVREALPVAGTLGPAALSYVSPEGFRPVRAGVLPVEQLPAGQPELRRLEAAAGDTDAGEAGLSGITSPVFVVRERGEVVAAAGYEVWPARTAHLSVLTAPAARGRGLARVTGSAAVAHALAAGLLPQWRARPPASRRVAAALGFTELGSQLSIELDR